A genomic segment from Phragmites australis chromosome 6, lpPhrAust1.1, whole genome shotgun sequence encodes:
- the LOC133920445 gene encoding uclacyanin-3-like, protein MAGLIAGMVLLAAVVAPAYATDYVVGDSSGWTSGADYTTWAKDKTFRVGDTLVFQYSTMHNVAEVSSADYSACSASNSIQSYSDQNTKIALTAPGTRYFICGTPGHCSNGMKLAVTVAAAASTTPASPSATPATPSAPGTETPPETSTPSTPAATTAPTTKSTSGSTGEASGSEARLVIGLSAGAVGLVGLALMV, encoded by the exons ATGGCTGGCCTTATAGCAGGTATGGtgctcctcgccgccgtcgttGCTCCGGCATACGCCACGGATTACGTGGTCGGCGACTCCTCGGGGTGGACCAGCGGTGCGGACTACACTACCTGGGCGAAAGACAAAACCTTCCGCGTTGGCGACACACTCG TGTTCCAATACAGCACGATGCACAACGTGGCGGAGGTGAGCTCGGCGGACTACAGCGCGTGCTCGGCCAGCAACTCCATCCAATCCTACAGCGACCAGAACACCAAGATCGCGCTCACCGCGCCCGGCACGCGCTACTTCATCTGCGGCACCCCGGGCCACTGCAGCAACGGCATGAAGCTCGCCGTCACggtcgccgccgcggcctccacCACCCCGGCGTCCCCGTCCGCCACTCCAGCCACGCCCTCGGCTCCCGGCACCGAGACGCCCCCGGAGACGTCCACGCCGTCGACCCCCGCCGCGACGACGGCGCCCACGACTAAGTCCACCTCCGGCAGCACCGGCGAGGCCAGCGGCAGCGAGGCCCGGCTCGTGATCGGCCTTTCGGCCGGGGCCGTGGGGCTCGTCGGCCTCGCCCTGATGGTCTAG